GGAGGAGGAGGCGTCGAATGTCGGCGATCTCAAGGATTTTTGCGCTTGCCGTGGCGGCGTTGGCGGGAGCCGGGGCCGTGATCGTGGCCCGCCCGTACCTGTTCCCCGAAGAGCCGTCCGGCGCGCGGTCCGCGGAGGGATCGGCCCATTCGCGGCCCCCGGTTTACGGCCCGGCCTTCGCGGCGGCGTCCGGCCGGCTGGTCGAAGTGTCCGAGATGTCGGCGGCGCAACGCATCCGTCTTGGCGGAACGGTCGAACCGGACCGGACCGTGCGCCTGTCTGCCGAAGCCTCCGGCCGCGTGACCTTCGTCGCGGGTGAGGAAGGCGACCGAGTGGCAGAGGGCGACATCGTCGTCGGCCTGGATACCGATGCGATCGACCCGCAATACCGGGCGGCATGGGCGGATCTGAGCGAACAGATGGCCGGTCTTGCCAATGCCCGGACGCAACTTGTGAATGACCTTTACGGCCCGACAACGCCGCCGATGGGGGGCACGCCGCAGGCCGCCTTCGATCAGGCCGGCGTGCCGCTTTACAACATGTTCCAGAGCATGATGGGCGGGATGCCGGGCACGCCCTATAGCGGGCCGATGCAGACCCAGTCCGAGGCGCAGCGCAACTTCGCCACCGCCTCGGCTGCGCGGTACGACTATGAACGACAGCTTGCGGCGCTGTCGGCCGCGCAATCCCGGCTTGACGGGCTGGACGCGCAGTTGCGCGACCGCCGGGCCATTGCGCCCTGGAACGGCGTGATCATGAAGCGGTTCGTGCGCGTGGGCGATCAGGTGCAGCCCGGTCAGCCCGTGGCCGAGTTCGCCGATGTCGATGCCCTTGTCGTTCGGATCGACGTGCCGGTTGCGATGGTGGAGAACCTGCATCTTGGCGAACGGGTGCCGCTAAGCATTGCCGGCAACAACATCTGGGCACCGGTCAAGCAGATCTATCCGGCGGCCGATCCCTCGGCCCATACCGTGCCGGTCAAGCTGGCGCTGCCCTATGGCGCCCCCGCGGCACCCGGCATGTATGCCGTAGCTTGGATCGGGCAGGAGAAGAGCGGCAGCCCAAGCGCGCTTTCGGCCGCGATTCCGGCCAGTGCCGTGACCTATCGCGGCAGCCTGCCGCTCGCCTTCGTCGCGGGGCGCGACGGCCGGGTCGAGATGCGCGTGGTCCGGCTGGGCGACCGGCAGGGCGACCGGGTCGCCGTTCTGTCGGGCCTGAAGCCCGGCGAGATGGTCGTGGATACCCCCGCGCCGGATCTGAAATCAGGCCAGTGGCTTGCGGTAACCGGCGGCTGAGGGGCGGTAGACAATGACCAGTCCGACCGAAACCGGGGTGAACGACAAACCGAACGGCCACCCGCCGCGCCGCCTTGGCATCTCGGGATGGACGGCGCGGTCCTTCATCCAGTCGCCGCTGACCCCCCTTCTTCTGATCGCGTTCTTCGCAATCGGCCTTCTGGGCGCAATGGTCACCCCGCGGGAGGAAGACCCCCAGATCTCGGTGCCGATGGTCGATATCATGGTCGGCTATCCCGGCGCATCGTCGAACGAGGTGGCCAACCTGATCTCCGAACCGCTGGCCAGGATGATGAGCGAGCTGTCGGGGGTGGACCATGTCTACTCGATGTCGCGCGACGGGGCGTCGATGGTCACCGTCCGCTTCGACGTGGGCGAGGGGATGGAGCCGTCGCTGGTCAAGCTCTACGACAAGCTGATGAGCAATATGGAGCAGATCCCCAAGGGGGTGATGGAGCCGCTCGTCAAACCGAAGTCCATCGACGATGTGCCGGTCGTGACCGTCACCCTGTCCTCGGACGAACTTGACCTCGTGCAGTTGCGCAAGCTTGGCCTCGACGTCCAGCAACGGTTCAAGGCGCTGCCGAATACCGGGCTGTCCTTTGTCACGGGCGGCAGTCTTGAGCAGGTGCGCGTGGAGGTCGACCCCTCCAGCCTTGCAAGCTTCGATCTGACGCTGAGCCAGGTTGCGCATGCGATCTCGGGCGCGAACCAGCGGCTGCCCGCGGGCAACGTGATCGATGGCAACCGGTTCTTCGATATCTACACCGGCGCGTTCCTTGAGAACGCGGACGAGGTGGCCGCACTGGTCGTCGGCGCCTATGAGGGCAAACCGGTGTTCCTGCGCGACGTCGCCAAGGTCACCCAGGGCGTATCCGAGACCGAGACCATCGTTCATAACACCCTGCGCGTGGCGGACGGGTTCCAGACCGAACCCGCGGTGACGGTGGCCGTGGCCAAGAAATACGGTACCAACGGCGTCGATGTGGCCAGTGCGCTGCTGACAGAACTTGAGGCGATGAAGGGCCAGATCATTCCGCCCTCTGTCGATGTCACGGTCAGCCGCGACTATGGCGCGACCGCGCATGACAAGGTTTCGCACCTGATCATGAAGCTGTTCATCGTGTCGGCGCTGGTCACGGTGCTGGCCCTGGTCACCATGGGCATCCGCCCCGCGGTCATCGTGCTGATCACGATCCCGGCGGTGCTGCTGATGTCGCTGGCCGTGGCCTATGTGCTGGGCTTCACGATCAACCGCGTGTCGATGTTCGCGCTGGTCTTTGCCATCGGCATCCTCGTGGATGACGCGATCGTCGTGGTGGAAAACATCTATCGCCGCTGGCTGAAGGATGGCGACACGTCCGATGAAACGACGGCCGATGCCGTGGACGAGGTCGGCAACCCGACGATCCTTGCCACCTTCACCGTGGTCGCGGCGCTTCTTCCGATGGGCTTCGTGTCCGAGATGATGGGCCCCTACATGCTGCCCATTCCGGTCCTGTCCTCGGCGGCGATGGTGTTCTCGCTGATGGCGGCGTTCATCTTCGTGCCGTGGCTTGCCGCCCGGGTAAAGCCCTCGATGGAGGCGCTTGAACGGGCCGAGGCGGCCGAACACCGGCAGTCGGAAGTGATCGCCAAGTGGTATTCGCGCCTGATCATGCCGATCATGAATTCGCGGCCCTTGGGGTGGCTGACGCTGATGGTCATCATCCTTGCGATGTGTGCGGCCGTCGCGATGTTCCCGCTGAAGATGGTGGCTTTCAAGATGCTGCCCTTCGACAACAAGTCGGAACTGCAGGTCGTCATCGACATGCCCGAAGGCACCGACCTGTTCGTCACCGCCAACCTGGCGGAGCGGATCGGGACGCGGCTGCAGGACATCCCCGAGGTCGTCGCCTATCAAAGCTATGTCGGCACCGCCTCGCCCTTCAACTTCAACGGTCTTGTGCGGCACTACTTCCTGCGGAGCGAACCGTGGCAGGCCGACATCGCGGTCGAACTGATCGACAAGGAAGAGCGCGCCCGGTCCTGCCATGAGATCGCGACGGAAATCCGCGAGATCCTGCGACCCGTCGCCGATGCGGCAGAGGCGCGGTTGACCATCGCCGAAACACCGCCGGGGCCGCCCGTTCTGGCGCAACTGGTTGCCGAGGTCTACGGCCCGACCACCGAGATCCGCCAGAACCTCGCCCGCCGGATCATGGCCGAGATGGAGGCCGCGCCCGACATCGCCGATGTCAACACCTTCATGGAAGAGCCCCATCAACGGCTCGACTTCACGGTCGATCGTCTGAAGGCGGCGCTTTACGGGATCAGCGTCGAGACGATCAACCGCGAAATCGCGATGGCGGCCGGCGGTTTCGAGGTCGGCGCGCTGAAAAGCAAGCACAACCTCGAACAGGCGGTCATCGTGCTGCAGGCCCCGCTCAGCCAGCGGGTGAACCTTGGCAACCTGCTGGTCCTGCCGATCCCGACCGCCGATGGCAGCAAGGTGCCGCTGGGCGAGTTGGGCTCCTTCGAACAGGTCCCGGTCGATCCGCCGATCTACCACAAGGACTTGCGCCCGGTGGAATATGTCACCGGTGAGGTCATCGGCCCGATGGGCGCGCCGCTTTACGGCATGCTGCAAGTCGATGCCGCGCTGTCCAACCCGGCCCTGCCGGCCGACATGCAGATCAGCGGCAACTACTTCACCGCGCCCGACGGAAACGACGGCCCGGCCTTCAAGTGGGATGGGGAATGGCAGGTCACCTATGTCACCTTCCGCGACATGGGCCTGGCCTTCGCCGCGGCGCTGGTGCTGATCTACATCCTTGTCGTTGCCGAGTTCAAAACCTTCGCGCTGCCCCTTGTCGTGATGGCGCCGATCCCGCTGACGCTGATCGGTATCGTGCCCGGGCATTGGCTGCTTGGCGCGGATTTCACGGCGACCTCGATGATCGGCTTCATCGCGCTGGCCGGTATCATCGTGCGAAATTCCATCCTGCTGGTGGAATTCGCCCGGGCCGAGGTCGAAGCCGGGCGCAGTGTGCAGGACGCGATCACGCTGGCAGCCCAGGTGCGCCTGCGCCCGATCCTGATCACCGCGCTGGCGCTTGTCATCGGCTCCATGGTGCTTCTGTCGGACCCGATCTTCCAGGGCATGGCGGCGTCGCTTCTGGCCGGGTCGCTGGTGGCCACCTTCCTGACGCTGGTCGTCATCCCGCTGGGGTGCATCTCGATGAGCGGCAGTTTCGAGCCGAACGGCAACGGCGGGTCGTCGACGCCGCCGGTGGGTGGTGCGCCGGACCCGACGCCGCCTGCCCCGACGCCGGGCAAGCCGCCGCGGCTGGTGCGCAAGTCCGCGTCGGACACGCAGCAGGCCGCCATCCCCGAAGAGCGCCCAAAGCCGGCCCGCCCGCCGAAACTTCAGCGGAAGTCCGCATCGGCCAGCGCGACATCGGCCACCACCAAGAGTGACGCCGAGACACCGGCCCGGCCCCCAAGACTGCAACGCAAGTCAGAGCCCAAGCCCGAGGCCCCGAGTGAGCCAAAGGCCGAGGCCAAGCCCGCCGGGCGCAAGACGACGAAATCCGCAACGCCGCGCAAGAGCACGGCCAGAACACCCCGCAAGAAACCCGCATCCAACGCGCCGAAGCCGCAAGCCAAACCCGACACGCCGGAGGACAAGACATGATCGTGCGTTCATCTCTCGCCCTTGCAGCGGCCCTGTTCTGCGCGCCCGTGGCGGGGTCGGCGGGGACGTTCGGCGAACTTTCCGCGGCCAAGGCCCGGCCCCCGGTGCAGGAGCCACCGGCCGCCACCTGCCCGCCCTATTGCCCGGTTGCGCCCTATTATGCGCCCCCTGCGGCCGAGGGCGGACTGCGCCGCGGTTACGTCACCGGGCAGCCTTACATGGTCGCTCCCGTGCCGCCGCCCACCCCGTACCCGCCGCTTGTGACGGGGCCGGGTGGCGAACCGGGCGGGGCGATCCCGATCTGGAGTTACGGCCAGATGACCTCGATGTCGAACCCCTACGATCCGTGGGGGCTCAGCACGCCTTTCATGCACGTACCTTGGTCGACGCCGCTGTCGGGGTGGACCAATGCGACGACATGGAACTGGTGGCGCGAACGATCCGGCGCGTCACCGGGCAACTGGTAGCGCGGACACAGACCGCGCTGCCACGGGTTAACCAAGGAGGAGACGACCCATGAAAACTCTCAAGATCGCACTGCTCTCGACCGGCTTTGCCGCCGTTGCAGGGCTGGCCGCTGCCCAGCAGAACATGCAGCCCCCGCCCCCGAGCGGCCCCTATGCCGGTCAGGAACAGCAGGCCCCGGCCCCGCAGGCTGGCCCGCAGGCCCCGGCCCCCTATGGCTACGCCCCGGCGCCCTACGGCTATGGCTACCCGCCCCCCTACTACGGCGGCTACCCCTACTACGATGACTACGGCTACGGCCGTGGGTATGGCCGTGGCTACGGGCGTGGCTATGGCCGCGGTCGTGGTCGCGCCAGCGGCTCGTTCTCGTTCGGTGGCGACGCCGACATGTACGGCCGCGGCCTCGGCGACATGTACGACGACATGTATGGCCGTGGCTACGGCGACCGTGGGGGCTGGGGCCCCGGCTGGTGGTAAGCAGCACCTTTGGCGCTCCGGCTTGTGCCGGGGCGCCGCCTCCCGTGCCTCCCAAACTCGAGGACCAGTAAGACCATGCAGATCAGAATGAAAATCCTCGGGCCGACCGCCGCGGCAGCCATGGCCCTGGTCATGGCAAGCGGTGCCCTGG
The genomic region above belongs to Rhodovulum sp. P5 and contains:
- a CDS encoding efflux RND transporter periplasmic adaptor subunit; the protein is MSAISRIFALAVAALAGAGAVIVARPYLFPEEPSGARSAEGSAHSRPPVYGPAFAAASGRLVEVSEMSAAQRIRLGGTVEPDRTVRLSAEASGRVTFVAGEEGDRVAEGDIVVGLDTDAIDPQYRAAWADLSEQMAGLANARTQLVNDLYGPTTPPMGGTPQAAFDQAGVPLYNMFQSMMGGMPGTPYSGPMQTQSEAQRNFATASAARYDYERQLAALSAAQSRLDGLDAQLRDRRAIAPWNGVIMKRFVRVGDQVQPGQPVAEFADVDALVVRIDVPVAMVENLHLGERVPLSIAGNNIWAPVKQIYPAADPSAHTVPVKLALPYGAPAAPGMYAVAWIGQEKSGSPSALSAAIPASAVTYRGSLPLAFVAGRDGRVEMRVVRLGDRQGDRVAVLSGLKPGEMVVDTPAPDLKSGQWLAVTGG
- a CDS encoding efflux RND transporter permease subunit, producing the protein MTSPTETGVNDKPNGHPPRRLGISGWTARSFIQSPLTPLLLIAFFAIGLLGAMVTPREEDPQISVPMVDIMVGYPGASSNEVANLISEPLARMMSELSGVDHVYSMSRDGASMVTVRFDVGEGMEPSLVKLYDKLMSNMEQIPKGVMEPLVKPKSIDDVPVVTVTLSSDELDLVQLRKLGLDVQQRFKALPNTGLSFVTGGSLEQVRVEVDPSSLASFDLTLSQVAHAISGANQRLPAGNVIDGNRFFDIYTGAFLENADEVAALVVGAYEGKPVFLRDVAKVTQGVSETETIVHNTLRVADGFQTEPAVTVAVAKKYGTNGVDVASALLTELEAMKGQIIPPSVDVTVSRDYGATAHDKVSHLIMKLFIVSALVTVLALVTMGIRPAVIVLITIPAVLLMSLAVAYVLGFTINRVSMFALVFAIGILVDDAIVVVENIYRRWLKDGDTSDETTADAVDEVGNPTILATFTVVAALLPMGFVSEMMGPYMLPIPVLSSAAMVFSLMAAFIFVPWLAARVKPSMEALERAEAAEHRQSEVIAKWYSRLIMPIMNSRPLGWLTLMVIILAMCAAVAMFPLKMVAFKMLPFDNKSELQVVIDMPEGTDLFVTANLAERIGTRLQDIPEVVAYQSYVGTASPFNFNGLVRHYFLRSEPWQADIAVELIDKEERARSCHEIATEIREILRPVADAAEARLTIAETPPGPPVLAQLVAEVYGPTTEIRQNLARRIMAEMEAAPDIADVNTFMEEPHQRLDFTVDRLKAALYGISVETINREIAMAAGGFEVGALKSKHNLEQAVIVLQAPLSQRVNLGNLLVLPIPTADGSKVPLGELGSFEQVPVDPPIYHKDLRPVEYVTGEVIGPMGAPLYGMLQVDAALSNPALPADMQISGNYFTAPDGNDGPAFKWDGEWQVTYVTFRDMGLAFAAALVLIYILVVAEFKTFALPLVVMAPIPLTLIGIVPGHWLLGADFTATSMIGFIALAGIIVRNSILLVEFARAEVEAGRSVQDAITLAAQVRLRPILITALALVIGSMVLLSDPIFQGMAASLLAGSLVATFLTLVVIPLGCISMSGSFEPNGNGGSSTPPVGGAPDPTPPAPTPGKPPRLVRKSASDTQQAAIPEERPKPARPPKLQRKSASASATSATTKSDAETPARPPRLQRKSEPKPEAPSEPKAEAKPAGRKTTKSATPRKSTARTPRKKPASNAPKPQAKPDTPEDKT